A stretch of Carnobacterium iners DNA encodes these proteins:
- the treC gene encoding alpha,alpha-phosphotrehalase: MTAFHEKVVYQIYPKSFKDSNGDGIGDLKGIIEKIPYLASLGVDMLWINPFFSSPQKDNGYDISHYTEIDPLFGTMEDFEVLVEEAKKNQMEIMLDMVLNHTSIDHEWFQKALAGEKKYQDYYLLREPKSDGNHPTNWVSKFGGPAWEPFGDTRKEYLHLYDVSQADLNWRNPDVREEMFKVVNFWLDKGVTGFRFDVINVIGKDEELIDARDGVGKSLYTDRPIAHEYIHELNKKTFGRKEAIMTVGEMSSTTIENGAAYSNPENEELSMLFSFHHLKVDYLDSEKWSLMPFDFMELKRLLNDWQTGMTEKSGWNALFWNNHDQPRAISRFGDPENYFYESATVQAQTIHLLRGTPYIYQGEEIGMTNPGFSELADYVDIETHNAYAELIDKGLSSKVTMAIIKEKSRDNSRTPMQWSDEDNAGFTTGHPWLKVADNYRQINVEKEEATGNILSYYKKLIQLRKEMKVISEGNYRGILLEHTSVYAYVREYEGQQLLVLNHFYGQPVDVEIPEEFLNGQMSYLIGNGKKRELTSQFIMEPYETVAFYFNDKSNK; this comes from the coding sequence GTGACTGCGTTTCATGAAAAAGTCGTATATCAAATCTACCCCAAATCTTTTAAAGACTCAAATGGTGATGGGATTGGTGATTTAAAAGGAATTATTGAAAAGATTCCTTATTTAGCCAGTTTGGGAGTGGATATGCTTTGGATTAATCCATTCTTTTCTTCCCCTCAAAAAGATAATGGCTATGATATTTCTCATTATACTGAGATTGATCCTTTATTTGGAACGATGGAAGACTTCGAAGTGCTCGTAGAAGAAGCAAAAAAAAATCAGATGGAAATCATGTTAGATATGGTTTTGAATCACACATCTATTGATCATGAGTGGTTTCAAAAAGCACTAGCAGGAGAAAAAAAGTATCAAGATTATTATTTGTTACGTGAACCGAAATCAGACGGAAACCACCCGACTAACTGGGTATCTAAATTTGGTGGCCCAGCTTGGGAACCGTTTGGTGATACAAGAAAGGAATACCTCCATTTATATGATGTCTCGCAAGCAGATTTAAACTGGCGTAATCCTGATGTTAGAGAAGAAATGTTTAAAGTTGTAAATTTTTGGCTAGATAAAGGTGTAACTGGTTTTCGATTTGACGTCATTAATGTTATTGGAAAAGATGAAGAATTAATTGATGCCCGAGATGGTGTAGGGAAATCGTTGTATACGGATCGGCCAATAGCACATGAGTATATCCATGAGTTAAATAAAAAAACATTTGGAAGAAAAGAAGCGATTATGACGGTTGGGGAGATGTCTTCTACTACTATTGAAAATGGAGCAGCCTATTCAAATCCTGAAAATGAAGAGTTATCTATGCTATTTAGCTTTCATCATTTAAAAGTAGATTATTTAGACAGTGAAAAATGGAGTCTGATGCCTTTTGACTTTATGGAGCTCAAACGTTTATTAAATGATTGGCAAACAGGTATGACAGAAAAAAGTGGTTGGAATGCATTGTTTTGGAATAACCATGATCAGCCTCGTGCCATTAGTCGTTTTGGGGATCCTGAGAATTACTTTTATGAGTCAGCAACTGTACAAGCTCAAACGATTCATTTATTAAGAGGAACGCCCTATATTTATCAAGGTGAAGAAATAGGTATGACAAATCCTGGTTTTTCAGAGCTAGCTGATTATGTCGATATAGAAACACACAATGCTTATGCCGAATTGATTGATAAAGGCTTATCATCAAAAGTGACAATGGCTATTATCAAAGAAAAATCTAGAGACAACAGTCGTACTCCTATGCAGTGGTCTGATGAAGATAATGCTGGTTTTACCACAGGCCACCCCTGGTTAAAGGTAGCAGATAATTACCGTCAAATTAATGTAGAAAAAGAAGAAGCGACAGGAAATATTTTATCGTATTATAAAAAATTAATTCAGTTACGTAAAGAAATGAAAGTTATTTCAGAAGGAAATTATCGAGGCATCTTGTTGGAGCATACAAGTGTTTATGCTTACGTGAGAGAATACGAAGGGCAACAATTACTGGTTTTAAATCATTTTTATGGTCAACCTGTTGATGTTGAGATTCCTGAAGAATTCTTAAATGGACAAATGAGTTATCTAATCGGAAATGGAAAAAAACGTGAGTTAACTTCTCAATTTATAATGGAGCCATACGAAACAGTAGCATTTTATTTTAACGATAAAAGCAATAAGTAA
- the treR gene encoding trehalose operon repressor yields MNKFNEISLEIQAAIINQIYLPGDLLPSENELSKKHEVSRETIRKALSLLLENGYIQKQQGKGSIVLDIKRFDFPISGLTSYKELQTAQHINSQTIVSSNIKMNLPSSLAERLRLPESTQVIYIERQRKVDGEVVILDKDYLLTSVISDMPNKAAQDSLYSYIENELGLVISYAQKEIIVELATSEDQRLMNLYDDTHVVVVRSDVYLEDTTLFQYTESRHRLDRFRFVDFARRKNPNEPK; encoded by the coding sequence GTGAACAAATTTAACGAGATATCTTTAGAAATTCAAGCCGCTATTATTAATCAAATTTATTTACCTGGAGATCTTTTACCTAGTGAGAACGAACTATCAAAAAAACACGAAGTTTCTCGTGAAACCATTCGAAAAGCACTATCTTTACTGTTAGAAAATGGGTATATCCAGAAACAGCAAGGTAAAGGTTCTATTGTTTTAGATATAAAGCGTTTTGATTTTCCAATCTCTGGTTTAACTAGTTATAAAGAATTGCAAACTGCTCAACATATAAATAGCCAAACGATTGTCTCTTCAAATATTAAAATGAACTTACCAAGTTCTTTAGCTGAGCGTCTGAGGCTACCAGAGAGCACTCAAGTCATTTATATAGAAAGACAGCGCAAAGTCGATGGCGAAGTCGTTATTTTAGACAAAGATTATCTTTTAACCTCTGTTATTTCTGATATGCCAAACAAAGCAGCCCAAGATTCTTTGTATAGTTATATTGAAAATGAGTTAGGTTTAGTAATCAGTTACGCACAAAAAGAAATAATCGTTGAACTAGCTACTTCTGAAGACCAACGTTTAATGAATTTATACGATGATACACACGTAGTCGTTGTCCGTAGCGATGTTTATTTGGAAGATACGACTTTGTTTCAATATACAGAATCAAGGCATCGTTTAGACCGGTTTCGTTTCGTAGATTTTGCCCGTCGTAAAAATCCAAACGAGCCTAAATAA
- a CDS encoding 3D domain-containing protein produces MFNLKSKLFIASTTLALTGVIAVSNPIEASAAEYNASTWEARSVSEIKESIKNNEDGSSEYTIQWGDTLSSVASATETSLDSLINVNDINNANIIYTGNTISLSADHSTVTIEKEDKKVSYNVTPEKDVVEVETPKQEAPIEKPTQQTTGQTIAVQATAYSTNQPELSDTTATGINLNVNPNVIAVDPNFIPLGSTVTIPGYGTFIAGDTGSAIQGNRIDIHMTDLNRAINFGRQTLNVQVSK; encoded by the coding sequence ATGTTTAACTTAAAATCAAAATTATTTATCGCTAGTACAACTCTAGCACTGACTGGTGTTATAGCTGTTTCAAATCCAATAGAAGCATCAGCAGCAGAATACAATGCTTCAACATGGGAAGCACGTTCCGTTTCTGAAATCAAAGAAAGTATTAAAAACAATGAAGATGGTAGTTCTGAATACACTATCCAATGGGGAGACACTCTTTCTTCCGTTGCATCTGCAACGGAGACTTCTCTTGATTCTTTAATCAATGTTAACGATATTAACAATGCTAACATCATTTATACGGGAAATACGATTTCTTTATCTGCAGATCATTCAACTGTTACCATTGAAAAAGAAGACAAAAAAGTTAGTTACAATGTAACTCCAGAAAAAGATGTCGTTGAAGTAGAAACTCCAAAACAAGAAGCTCCTATAGAAAAGCCTACTCAACAAACGACAGGACAAACCATTGCTGTTCAAGCAACGGCATATTCAACTAATCAACCCGAGTTAAGCGATACAACTGCAACAGGGATTAACTTGAATGTTAATCCTAATGTTATCGCCGTCGATCCAAACTTCATTCCGCTAGGTTCTACTGTTACTATTCCGGGATATGGAACATTTATTGCTGGAGATACAGGTAGTGCCATTCAAGGAAATCGTATTGATATTCATATGACTGACCTTAATCGAGCAATTAACTTCGGTAGACAAACATTGAATGTCCAAGTTTCTAAATAA
- the mnmE gene encoding tRNA uridine-5-carboxymethylaminomethyl(34) synthesis GTPase MnmE, with protein sequence MSLEFETIAAISTPPGEGAIGIVRLSGEEALTIADRVYKSGTKKLIEQKSHTLHYGHIENPKTGKIVDEVMISVMRAPKTFTREDVVEINCHGGITSVNQVLQVVLQFGARLAEPGEFTKRAFLNGRIDLSQAEAVMDLIRAKTDRAMHVALQQLDGNLSTLIRNLRSDILDTLAQVEVNIDYPEYDDVETLTSKLLVEKAKMVKIQIQHLLQTASQGKILREGLATAIIGRPNVGKSSLLNFLLQEEKAIVTEIAGTTRDVIEEYVNVRGVPLKLVDTAGIRETEDIVERIGVEKSRQALANADLVLLVFNQNEKLTEEDNLLIKATDQNHRIVILNKMDLPNQLNLTKLESLVDPDSIVKTSILTKSGIDILEEKIANLFFAGETGEKDATYVSNVRHIALLNDAESALDDVITGIESGMPVDLVQIDMTRSWELLGEITGDSVQDELLTQLFSQFCLGK encoded by the coding sequence TTGTCATTAGAATTTGAAACAATAGCAGCTATTTCAACACCACCAGGAGAAGGTGCGATAGGGATTGTTCGTCTAAGTGGAGAAGAGGCACTAACCATTGCTGACCGTGTTTATAAGTCCGGTACAAAAAAATTAATAGAACAAAAAAGTCATACACTTCATTATGGGCATATTGAAAACCCAAAGACAGGTAAAATAGTTGATGAAGTAATGATTTCAGTAATGCGAGCTCCTAAAACCTTTACACGTGAAGACGTCGTTGAAATAAACTGTCATGGTGGGATTACATCAGTTAATCAGGTGTTACAAGTTGTTCTTCAATTTGGTGCGCGTTTAGCTGAGCCAGGAGAGTTTACTAAAAGAGCTTTCTTAAATGGACGGATTGATTTATCACAAGCAGAAGCGGTGATGGATTTAATAAGAGCTAAGACAGATAGAGCGATGCATGTTGCTTTACAACAACTTGATGGCAACTTATCAACGTTAATTAGAAACCTGCGCTCCGATATTCTAGACACCCTTGCCCAAGTAGAAGTTAATATCGATTATCCTGAATACGATGATGTAGAAACACTGACGTCTAAACTATTAGTTGAAAAAGCGAAGATGGTAAAGATTCAAATCCAACACTTACTGCAAACGGCCAGTCAAGGAAAAATCTTAAGAGAAGGTTTAGCTACAGCAATTATTGGTCGACCTAATGTAGGGAAATCTAGTTTATTGAATTTCTTATTACAAGAAGAAAAAGCGATAGTAACCGAAATTGCTGGAACGACTCGTGATGTTATTGAAGAATATGTAAATGTAAGAGGAGTTCCTTTAAAATTAGTAGATACTGCAGGAATACGTGAAACAGAAGATATCGTAGAACGAATTGGCGTGGAAAAAAGTCGCCAAGCGTTGGCAAATGCAGATTTAGTGTTACTAGTATTTAACCAAAATGAAAAATTGACTGAAGAAGATAATTTATTAATAAAAGCAACCGATCAAAATCATCGGATTGTTATTTTAAATAAAATGGATCTACCTAATCAATTAAATTTAACAAAACTAGAATCGTTAGTCGATCCTGATTCGATTGTCAAAACGTCTATTTTAACTAAATCGGGGATAGATATACTTGAAGAAAAAATCGCTAACTTATTTTTTGCAGGTGAAACTGGTGAAAAAGATGCAACTTATGTTTCTAATGTAAGGCATATTGCTTTATTAAATGATGCAGAATCTGCTTTAGACGATGTTATTACTGGAATTGAATCAGGAATGCCCGTTGATCTTGTTCAAATAGATATGACTCGTTCTTGGGAGTTGCTTGGAGAGATTACAGGAGACAGTGTTCAAGACGAATTATTAACGCAATTATTTAGTCAATTTTGCTTAGGTAAATAA